One Anaerotignum faecicola DNA window includes the following coding sequences:
- a CDS encoding lysine exporter LysO family protein produces MFYIVLFLTAGFLVGYKLNLSDKIIKINGRIQTISLFALIFVMGMGIGSDKEVLKSIPAIGAKALVYSAFAVFFSVLAVYLFSFIIERKKGE; encoded by the coding sequence ATGTTTTATATTGTTCTTTTTTTAACGGCGGGTTTTTTGGTCGGTTACAAGTTGAACCTCTCAGACAAAATTATTAAGATAAACGGAAGGATTCAAACAATATCGCTTTTTGCGCTTATATTTGTTATGGGTATGGGGATAGGCTCGGACAAAGAAGTGCTCAAAAGTATACCGGCGATAGGGGCTAAAGCATTGGTTTATTCTGCATTTGCTGTTTTTTTCAGCGTTTTGGCAGTTTATCTGTTTTCTTTTATAATAGAACGTAAAAAAGGGGAGTAA
- a CDS encoding NAD(P)H-hydrate dehydratase — MKVADGTQMHAIDKMAIEKYGIPGIVLMENASKAVSLKCIEILNEIKGRTAVAVCGSGNNGGDGFAVARMLYCYGIKISVIFIGEEKKLTNDAKVNFESLKKIGIDICTDINCIEKCFNETDIIIDAIFGTGFKGKPRFPASKVIEMINSSGKKVISIDIPSGVDADNGHVDTVAVKADETVTFAYHKIGCILYPGAEYCGNITVANISIPNDVENMIEIKGNIAAPKDIWSLIPKRKARSNKGTYGKLFVIAGSEEMTGAGALCCKAAYKSGCGVVNACTLKKCADVMHILVPEAVVRILPGYDGKFFKDSFDVVSEDLRRADSVVIGPGIGKGKDVSEFTEKILLEAECNVLIDADGLNGIADSKSILKKMKKIPIITPHPMEFSRLTGLGINEILDNTVGEALKFAEKYNTVVLLKDARTVIASPWGDYYINMTGNNSLAKGGSGDVLSGIIGGFMAQGIEPYKAAVAGAYIHGTCGDLASEKLGMYGVDAGDIARYIPLAMNFIKDKAEKFK; from the coding sequence ATGAAAGTTGCAGACGGAACGCAAATGCATGCCATAGATAAAATGGCTATTGAAAAGTATGGTATTCCGGGAATAGTTTTGATGGAAAACGCATCAAAAGCAGTAAGCCTGAAATGTATTGAAATTCTTAATGAGATAAAAGGAAGGACAGCCGTTGCCGTATGCGGAAGCGGAAATAACGGGGGAGACGGTTTTGCCGTTGCCCGAATGCTTTACTGTTATGGCATAAAAATATCGGTTATATTTATAGGAGAAGAGAAAAAACTGACAAACGATGCAAAAGTAAATTTTGAATCGCTTAAAAAAATCGGCATTGATATTTGTACGGATATTAATTGTATTGAAAAATGTTTTAATGAAACCGATATAATTATAGACGCCATATTTGGCACGGGATTTAAGGGAAAACCGCGTTTTCCGGCAAGCAAAGTTATTGAAATGATTAATTCCAGCGGCAAAAAGGTTATCAGTATTGACATACCGAGCGGTGTGGATGCGGATAACGGACATGTTGATACGGTTGCCGTAAAGGCAGATGAAACGGTAACGTTTGCCTACCATAAGATTGGCTGTATATTGTATCCGGGAGCGGAGTATTGCGGAAATATTACAGTGGCTAATATATCCATACCAAATGATGTTGAAAATATGATTGAAATAAAAGGAAATATTGCCGCGCCAAAAGATATATGGAGTTTAATTCCAAAAAGGAAAGCAAGAAGCAATAAAGGGACATACGGCAAATTATTTGTAATTGCCGGAAGTGAAGAAATGACAGGGGCGGGGGCTTTGTGCTGCAAAGCTGCCTACAAAAGCGGATGCGGCGTTGTCAATGCATGTACGCTTAAAAAATGTGCGGACGTTATGCATATATTAGTTCCGGAGGCTGTTGTAAGGATACTTCCAGGATATGACGGAAAATTTTTTAAAGACAGTTTTGACGTTGTGAGCGAAGATTTAAGAAGGGCGGATTCCGTTGTTATTGGTCCGGGTATCGGCAAAGGAAAAGATGTTTCTGAATTTACAGAAAAAATTTTGTTGGAGGCGGAATGCAATGTTTTGATTGATGCCGACGGGCTTAACGGAATTGCAGATTCAAAAAGTATTTTGAAAAAGATGAAAAAAATTCCGATTATTACGCCTCATCCAATGGAGTTCAGCCGCCTTACGGGGCTTGGAATAAACGAAATACTTGATAATACAGTCGGCGAGGCGCTTAAATTCGCAGAAAAGTATAATACGGTAGTTTTGTTGAAGGACGCAAGGACGGTAATTGCTTCGCCATGGGGAGATTATTATATAAACATGACAGGCAACAATTCGCTGGCTAAAGGTGGAAGCGGCGACGTACTTTCCGGAATTATAGGAGGCTTTATGGCTCAGGGGATAGAGCCGTATAAGGCGGCTGTCGCCGGGGCTTATATCCACGGTACATGCGGAGATCTGGCCTCGGAAAAACTTGGTATGTACGGGGTAGACGCCGGAGATATTGCCAGATATATACCGCTTGCTATGAATTTCATTAAAGACAAGGCAGAAAAGTTTAAGTAA
- the alr gene encoding alanine racemase — MYYKRTVAEINLDAVDFNIKRIREKVPSGVRILGTVKADGYGHGAVEVSEVLKENGVDIFAVAMLDEAVHLRKNGIDDEILILGFTPANYISEVIKYDIIQTVSSIHEAQIISAEAKKQNKTAKVHIKIDTGMGRLGFPACPESVKKIIDIAEMDNLVIDGIFTHFAVSDIKDKSFTKIQRDKFVCIINSLEESGVNIPVKHCANSAAIIDFDDLFFNMVRPGIILYGLYPSDEVRKENLPLMPAMSLKTQVSFIKEVEDKTTISYGRTYAANGRRKIATLPVGYADGFSRLLSNKGFAVVGGVKVPITGRICMDQCMVDITDVDGVEVQDEIVLIGRMGNAEITADEVAEIIGTINYEVVCMIDKRVPRVYFKGGKIVKEVNAINS, encoded by the coding sequence ATGTATTACAAACGAACTGTGGCAGAAATAAATTTAGATGCGGTTGATTTTAATATTAAAAGAATAAGGGAAAAAGTTCCTTCGGGAGTGCGGATACTCGGAACGGTTAAAGCCGACGGTTACGGTCATGGGGCTGTTGAAGTGAGCGAAGTATTGAAAGAAAACGGCGTCGATATATTTGCAGTTGCAATGTTGGATGAAGCCGTACATTTAAGAAAAAACGGCATAGACGACGAAATATTGATACTTGGTTTTACACCTGCAAATTATATTTCGGAAGTTATTAAATACGATATAATACAAACTGTTTCAAGCATACATGAAGCCCAAATTATTTCTGCCGAAGCAAAAAAACAAAACAAAACGGCAAAAGTACATATTAAAATTGATACGGGAATGGGTCGGTTGGGTTTTCCGGCCTGTCCTGAGTCCGTAAAAAAGATAATTGATATAGCTGAAATGGATAATCTGGTAATTGACGGTATTTTTACACATTTTGCGGTAAGCGATATAAAAGATAAATCATTTACAAAAATCCAAAGGGATAAGTTTGTTTGTATAATAAACTCACTGGAAGAAAGCGGGGTTAATATACCCGTTAAGCATTGTGCAAATAGTGCGGCTATAATTGACTTTGACGATTTATTTTTTAATATGGTGCGCCCGGGTATTATTTTATACGGGCTTTATCCGTCGGATGAAGTTAGAAAAGAAAATCTTCCTTTGATGCCGGCTATGAGCCTGAAAACTCAGGTATCATTTATAAAAGAGGTTGAAGATAAAACGACAATCAGCTACGGAAGAACATATGCGGCAAACGGAAGGCGGAAAATTGCAACGCTGCCTGTGGGATATGCTGACGGCTTTAGCAGGCTGTTATCCAATAAAGGGTTTGCAGTTGTTGGCGGCGTTAAAGTTCCTATTACAGGAAGGATATGTATGGATCAGTGTATGGTTGATATAACGGATGTTGACGGTGTTGAAGTTCAAGACGAGATTGTTTTGATAGGCAGAATGGGAAATGCAGAAATAACAGCCGACGAAGTGGCTGAAATAATCGGTACAATTAATTATGAGGTTGTATGTATGATTGATAAAAGGGTGCCGAGGGTATATTTTAAGGGCGGCAAAATTGTTAAGGAAGTTAACGCCATTAACAGCTAA
- a CDS encoding type II toxin-antitoxin system PemK/MazF family toxin, with translation MIVKRGDIFYADLSPVVGSEQGGVRPVLIIQNDIGNKYSPTVICAAITSQINKAKLPTHIEIDAVKYTLVKDSVILLEQIRTIDKKRLREKVSHLDTAIMKKVNEALFISLAL, from the coding sequence GTGATAGTAAAAAGAGGAGATATATTTTATGCCGATTTAAGCCCTGTTGTCGGTTCGGAGCAGGGCGGAGTAAGGCCGGTTTTGATTATACAAAATGATATAGGCAACAAATACAGCCCAACTGTTATATGCGCGGCCATTACCAGCCAGATTAATAAGGCAAAATTGCCGACACACATAGAAATTGATGCAGTTAAGTACACATTGGTAAAAGATTCCGTTATATTGTTGGAGCAGATAAGAACTATAGATAAAAAAAGGCTTAGAGAGAAGGTTTCCCATCTTGATACGGCCATAATGAAAAAAGTAAACGAAGCGTTATTTATCAGTTTGGCATTATAA
- a CDS encoding lysine exporter LysO family protein → MSICIVIALVIGVFAGMFVPSEHKEVINSLSSVILYILIFYVGIDLGLNKDIFPKIKSMGVKVLLVPLGEIIGSFIGGALLSFFVSETMKESLSVTMGMGWYSFSGILISEAGNPALGALAFLSNVFREVLAFITIPFAAKHLNYYCAVATAGATSMDTTLGVISRNTNGKTAVVSFISGMVITMLVPVIVPIFV, encoded by the coding sequence ATGAGCATATGCATTGTGATTGCGCTTGTAATAGGGGTTTTTGCCGGTATGTTTGTACCTTCAGAGCATAAAGAAGTTATAAACAGTTTGTCATCGGTTATATTGTACATACTCATATTTTATGTCGGTATAGATTTAGGGTTGAATAAAGATATATTTCCTAAAATTAAAAGTATGGGAGTAAAAGTCCTTCTTGTTCCGCTCGGTGAAATTATAGGGAGTTTTATAGGCGGAGCTTTATTAAGCTTTTTTGTTTCGGAAACTATGAAAGAAAGCCTGTCCGTAACTATGGGTATGGGTTGGTACAGCTTTTCGGGGATACTTATAAGCGAGGCGGGAAATCCTGCTCTTGGAGCGCTTGCATTCCTGTCAAATGTTTTTAGGGAGGTACTGGCTTTCATAACAATTCCTTTTGCCGCAAAACATTTGAATTATTATTGTGCCGTTGCGACAGCCGGGGCTACGTCCATGGATACGACGCTTGGCGTTATTTCAAGGAATACAAACGGGAAAACGGCGGTAGTTTCTTTTATATCAGGAATGGTTATAACTATGCTTGTGCCTGTAATAGTGCCGATTTTTGTTTAA
- the acpS gene encoding holo-ACP synthase, whose translation MVVGTGCDIIEIKRIREASENLTFLNKCFSDDEMALFRKRKMRFETVAGNFAAKEAVSKALGTGFRGFGIKEIEVLRDEFEAPFVILSGGALKIALDKKIMNIKVSISHCRDYAMAYAVAEGGEL comes from the coding sequence ATGGTTGTAGGTACAGGATGCGATATTATTGAAATTAAGCGTATCAGGGAAGCGTCGGAAAACTTAACATTTCTTAATAAATGCTTTTCTGATGATGAAATGGCGCTGTTTAGAAAAAGGAAAATGCGGTTTGAAACAGTGGCGGGTAATTTTGCTGCGAAGGAAGCCGTATCAAAAGCATTGGGGACAGGTTTTCGAGGGTTTGGCATAAAGGAAATTGAGGTATTGAGAGATGAATTTGAAGCGCCTTTTGTGATATTAAGCGGCGGGGCGCTTAAAATTGCTCTTGATAAGAAGATAATGAATATTAAGGTCAGTATAAGCCACTGCCGAGATTATGCAATGGCTTATGCCGTTGCGGAAGGCGGCGAATTATGA